From the Terriglobales bacterium genome, one window contains:
- a CDS encoding M13 family metallopeptidase, whose amino-acid sequence MRSCKVLAVLLFLATFAFTQAPRESAPPPAATKAHSFDLDAIDKAADPCVDFYQYACGNWMKLHPIPPEYPSWGNFSVLHDRNQEILRQILEEAAKPDPKRSAVSQKIGDYYSSCMDERSADAAGARPIEAELKRIAAMKDKKDIATELVHLHLIDNNALFGFGSTIDYKDARQQIAAVDQAGLSLPDRDYYLKEDPKSKDIRDKYVAHVQKMLEMVGDKPDAAAAGAKSVLALETALAKASLDRTARRDPNNRWHPMSREQMTALAPGFDWQTYLTGLDAPRFERMNVGNPDFLKAVGGLLQSEAMESWRTYLRWKLVNQMAKYLSTPFVDEDFDFNGKTLRGTEKILPRWKRCVDYTDRDLGEALGQPYVDRTFGAEGKARTLKMVEAIERVMSKDLEGLDWMTEATKKRAFEKLHDITNKIGYPDQWRDYSKYDVKRGDFVGNIERGRIFESRRDLNKIGQPVDKKEWGMSPPTVNAYYSSQHNDINFPAGILQPPFYDNNIDDAVNMGAMGLVVGHELTHGFDDQGRKFDGNGNLNDWWTPEDAKAFEQRASCIVDEYGSFSPIEGEHLNGKLTLGENTADNGGALLAYMALMDLLGVKEPPKIDGYTAPQRFFIGYGQVWCQNVRPEYARMLVKVDPHSPGRFRVNGVVQNMPQFQKAFGCKAGQPMVRQNACRVW is encoded by the coding sequence ATGCGCTCTTGCAAGGTTCTCGCCGTACTCCTCTTTCTGGCGACTTTCGCCTTCACCCAGGCCCCCAGGGAGTCCGCTCCCCCGCCGGCCGCCACCAAGGCGCACTCCTTCGATCTCGACGCCATCGACAAGGCCGCCGACCCTTGCGTCGATTTCTACCAGTATGCCTGCGGCAACTGGATGAAACTCCACCCCATCCCGCCCGAGTATCCCTCTTGGGGCAATTTCTCCGTGCTCCACGACCGCAACCAGGAGATCCTGCGCCAGATCCTGGAGGAGGCCGCCAAGCCCGATCCCAAGCGCAGCGCCGTGAGCCAGAAGATCGGCGATTACTACTCTTCCTGCATGGATGAAAGATCCGCCGACGCGGCCGGTGCCAGGCCCATCGAAGCCGAGCTCAAGCGCATCGCCGCCATGAAGGACAAGAAGGACATCGCCACCGAGCTCGTCCATCTTCACCTCATCGACAACAATGCCCTCTTCGGCTTCGGCTCGACCATCGATTACAAGGACGCCCGCCAGCAGATCGCCGCCGTAGACCAGGCCGGCCTCTCCCTCCCCGACCGGGATTACTACCTCAAGGAAGACCCGAAGTCGAAGGACATCCGCGACAAGTACGTCGCCCACGTCCAGAAGATGCTGGAGATGGTCGGCGACAAGCCCGATGCGGCTGCCGCCGGGGCAAAAAGCGTCCTCGCTCTGGAGACCGCTCTGGCCAAGGCCTCGCTCGACCGCACCGCTCGCCGCGATCCCAACAACCGCTGGCATCCCATGAGCCGCGAGCAGATGACCGCCCTGGCTCCGGGTTTTGACTGGCAGACTTACTTGACTGGCCTCGATGCTCCCCGCTTCGAGCGTATGAACGTGGGGAATCCCGACTTCCTGAAAGCGGTAGGAGGGTTATTGCAGTCCGAAGCCATGGAGTCTTGGCGCACCTATCTGCGCTGGAAGCTGGTCAATCAGATGGCCAAGTACCTCTCCACGCCCTTCGTTGACGAGGACTTCGACTTCAACGGCAAGACCCTGCGCGGGACCGAGAAGATCCTGCCCCGCTGGAAGCGCTGCGTGGATTACACCGACCGCGACCTGGGCGAGGCCCTCGGCCAGCCCTACGTGGACCGCACCTTCGGCGCCGAGGGCAAGGCCCGCACCCTCAAGATGGTCGAGGCCATCGAGCGTGTCATGAGCAAGGACCTCGAGGGCCTGGACTGGATGACCGAAGCCACCAAGAAGCGCGCCTTCGAGAAGCTCCACGACATCACCAACAAGATCGGTTATCCCGACCAATGGCGCGATTACTCCAAATACGACGTCAAGCGCGGAGACTTCGTGGGCAACATCGAGCGCGGCCGCATCTTCGAATCCCGCCGCGACTTGAACAAGATCGGCCAGCCCGTGGACAAGAAGGAATGGGGCATGTCGCCGCCCACGGTCAATGCCTACTACAGCTCGCAGCATAACGACATCAACTTCCCCGCCGGCATCTTGCAACCACCCTTTTACGACAACAACATCGACGATGCCGTGAACATGGGCGCCATGGGGCTGGTGGTCGGGCATGAACTCACCCACGGCTTCGACGACCAGGGCCGCAAGTTCGACGGCAACGGCAACCTCAACGACTGGTGGACCCCGGAGGACGCCAAGGCTTTCGAGCAGCGGGCCTCGTGCATCGTGGATGAGTACGGCTCCTTCAGCCCCATCGAAGGCGAGCACCTCAACGGCAAGCTCACCCTGGGCGAGAACACTGCCGACAACGGCGGGGCGCTGCTGGCTTACATGGCGCTGATGGATCTGCTGGGAGTGAAAGAGCCACCCAAGATCGATGGCTATACCGCGCCGCAGCGCTTCTTCA
- a CDS encoding MlaD family protein: MPSQQQVRWSQLRVGVTVIVATVILAVLIFLMTGEVGFFTSKIRLRTYFENAEGLRVGAPVRLEGVDIGNVTAIRVVDRKLTPVEVVLKISAKYKKQVLKDSQAVLATAGVLGETFVDISSKNAKLSPAENHDELPTQTRPDIQDMVRASQGTLQNIDVLVKRLDRILSTIESGRGSVGKAINDPELYNRLSETLSEVQRVVNQISSGKGSIGKLINDQELYDKLNASITKVDRMVDEINTGKGTIGKLIKDPSLYNEAHSTIAKANQLMADVNAGKGALGKFTHDEEFARKLDDTVTKLNSLLARMDAGEGTVGKLFHDPSLYTNADQMLLETRKLVQAIRENPKKYLTIRFKMF, translated from the coding sequence CATGACGGGCGAAGTCGGCTTCTTCACCTCCAAGATCCGGCTGCGCACCTACTTCGAGAACGCCGAAGGACTGCGGGTCGGCGCCCCCGTGCGCCTGGAGGGCGTGGACATCGGCAACGTGACCGCCATCCGCGTGGTGGACCGCAAGCTGACCCCGGTCGAGGTCGTCCTCAAGATCAGCGCCAAGTACAAGAAACAGGTGCTCAAAGACTCGCAGGCCGTGCTGGCCACCGCCGGCGTCCTCGGCGAGACCTTCGTGGACATCAGCAGCAAGAACGCCAAACTCTCTCCGGCGGAGAACCACGACGAACTCCCCACCCAGACCCGTCCCGACATCCAGGACATGGTGCGCGCCAGCCAGGGCACGTTGCAGAACATCGATGTGCTGGTCAAGCGCCTGGACCGCATCTTGAGCACGATTGAGAGCGGCCGGGGTTCGGTGGGCAAGGCCATCAACGATCCTGAGCTCTACAACCGGCTCAGCGAGACCCTGTCCGAGGTGCAGCGCGTCGTCAACCAGATCAGCTCCGGCAAGGGCAGCATCGGCAAGCTGATCAACGACCAGGAGCTTTACGACAAACTCAACGCCTCCATCACCAAGGTCGACCGCATGGTGGACGAGATCAACACTGGCAAGGGCACGATCGGCAAGTTGATCAAGGACCCCTCCCTGTACAACGAGGCCCACTCCACCATCGCCAAGGCCAACCAGCTGATGGCCGACGTCAATGCCGGCAAGGGCGCCCTGGGCAAGTTCACCCACGACGAGGAGTTCGCCCGCAAGCTTGATGACACCGTCACCAAGCTGAATTCGCTGCTCGCCCGCATGGACGCCGGCGAGGGCACCGTGGGCAAGCTGTTCCACGACCCCTCGCTCTACACCAACGCCGACCAGATGCTGCTGGAGACCCGCAAGCTGGTGCAGGCCATCCGCGAGAACCCGAAGAAATACCTGACCATCCGCTTCAAGATGTTCTGA